From a single Labrus bergylta chromosome 14, fLabBer1.1, whole genome shotgun sequence genomic region:
- the LOC110004227 gene encoding uncharacterized protein, giving the protein MKHFYVIITALAATALAQGSIECNFTEATGTQQCYGAVGQLLVFHLPNTADTDVRLKKDKTRIILKCKKNQIETPHEEYGNQTELFTKGRFELGKALKTHSGDYMLEEYSGNGTLIRKVNVHVEIEAPVSKPAVSQTCSSEQINIGCSSEGDGVEFRLTLDGNLLMQTRDNSQFLNSSRVNIQSLTGTRTTQDEPSLKHVTISLKGQLAGSLTCIVWNNVSKEETVIQLKICTVPSLQVLKFMFPAVAVAVIASFLVVLLVALSCGFIFLHNIPTPSAVNEDVTENPEEEIVYTDVRIVQNTMTTF; this is encoded by the exons atgaaacacttcTACGTGATCATCACAGCTCTGGCAGCAACAGCTCTGGCACAAG GCTCTATTGAATGTAATTTCACTGAAGCTACTGGAACTCAGCAATGTTACGGAGCGGTGGGACAACTGTTGGTTTTTCACCTGCCAAACACTGCAGATACAGATGTAAGGTTGAAGAAAGACAAGACAcgtattattttaaaatgtaaaaaaaatcagatagaGACGCCACATGAGGAATATGGCAATCAGACTGAACTTTTCACCAAGGGAAGATTTGAATTGGGAAAAGCATTGAAGACACACTCCGGAGACTACATGTTGGAAGAATATAGTGGAAATGGGACTTTAATAAGAAAAGTAAATGTGCACGTAGAAATTGAAG CTCCAGTGTCAAAGCCAGCTGTTTCTCAGACGTGTTCGTCAGAACAGATCAACATCGGCTGCTCCTCTGAGGGAGATGGAGTGGAGTTCCGTCTGACTTTAGATGGAAACTTACTCATGCAGACAAGAGACAACAGCCAGTTCCTGAACAGCAGTAGAGTTAACATACAATCTCTGACAGGGACTAGAACTACACAAGACGAACCCAGTCTTAAACATGTTACCATCAGCTTAAAGGGTCAGCTGGCTGGAAGCTTAACGTGTATTGTTTGGAACAATGTCAGCAAAGAAGAAACAGTTATTCAACTGAAAATCTGCACAGTGCCCAGTCTGCAAG TTCTTAAATTCATGTTCCCTGCTGTGGCTGTGGCTGTCATAGCAAGCTTTTTGGTTGTCCTCCTCGTGGCTCTGAGCTGTGGTTTTATCTTTCTCCATAACATCCCGACACCCTCGGCTGTTAATGAGG aTGTCACAGAGAACCCTGAAGAGGAAATTGTCTACACAGACGTAAGAATCGtacaaaacacaatgacaacattttaa
- the LOC110004223 gene encoding uncharacterized protein isoform X2: MLRSGGTTADFSPAKHCRYRSPVSKPAVSQTCSSEQINIGCSSEGDGVEFRLTLDGNLLMQTRDNSQFLNSSRVNIQSLTETRTTQDEPSLKHVTISLKGQLAGSLMCIVWNNVSKEETVIQLKICTVPSLQVLKFMFPAVAVAVIASFLVVLLVALSCGFIFLHNIPTPSAVNEDVTENPEEEIVYTDVRIGQNTMTTF; the protein is encoded by the exons ATGTTACGGAGCGGTGGGACAACTGCTGATTTTTCACCTGCCAAACACTGCAGATACAGAT CTCCAGTGTCAAAGCCAGCTGTTTCTCAGACGTGTTCGTCAGAACAGATCAACATCGGCTGCTCCTCTGAGGGAGATGGAGTGGAGTTCCGTCTGACTTTAGACGGAAACTTACTCATGCAGACAAGAGACAACAGCCAGTTCCTGAACAGCAGTAGAGTTAACATACAATCTCTGACAGAGACTAGAACTACACAAGACGAACCCAGTCTTAAACATGTTACCATCAGCTTAAAGGGTCAGCTGGCTGGAAGCTTAATGTGTATTGTTTGGAACAATGTCAGCAAAGAAGAAACAGTTATTCAACTGAAAATCTGCACAGTGCCCAGTCTGCAAG TTCTTAAATTCATGTTCCCTGCTGTGGCTGTGGCTGTCATAGCAAGCTTTTTGGTTGTCCTCCTCGTGGCTCTGAGCTGTGGTTTTATCTTTCTCCATAACATCCCGACACCCTCGGCTGTTAATGAGG aTGTCACAGAGAACCCTGAAGAGGAAATTGTCTACACAGACGTAAGAATCGGacaaaacacaatgacaacattttaa
- the LOC110004223 gene encoding uncharacterized protein isoform X1, whose product MKHFYVIITALAATALAQGSIECNFTEATGTQQCYGAVGQLLIFHLPNTADTDVRLTKDKTRIILKCKKNKIETPHEEYGNQTELFTKGRFELGKALKTHSGDYMLEEYSGNGTLIRKVNVHVEIEAPVSKPAVSQTCSSEQINIGCSSEGDGVEFRLTLDGNLLMQTRDNSQFLNSSRVNIQSLTETRTTQDEPSLKHVTISLKGQLAGSLMCIVWNNVSKEETVIQLKICTVPSLQVLKFMFPAVAVAVIASFLVVLLVALSCGFIFLHNIPTPSAVNEDVTENPEEEIVYTDVRIGQNTMTTF is encoded by the exons atgaaacacttcTACGTGATCATCACAGCTCTGGCAGCAACAGCTCTGGCACAAG GCTCTATTGAATGTAATTTCACTGAAGCTACTGGAACTCAGCAATGTTACGGAGCGGTGGGACAACTGCTGATTTTTCACCTGCCAAACACTGCAGATACAGATGTAAGGTTGACGAAAGACAAGACAcgtattattttaaaatgtaaaaaaaataagatagaGACGCCACATGAGGAATATGGCAATCAGACTGAACTTTTCACCAAGGGAAGATTTGAATTGGGAAAAGCATTGAAGACACACTCTGGAGACTACATGTTGGAAGAATATAGTGGAAATGGGACTTTAATAAGAAAAGTAAATGTGCACGTAGAAATTGAAG CTCCAGTGTCAAAGCCAGCTGTTTCTCAGACGTGTTCGTCAGAACAGATCAACATCGGCTGCTCCTCTGAGGGAGATGGAGTGGAGTTCCGTCTGACTTTAGACGGAAACTTACTCATGCAGACAAGAGACAACAGCCAGTTCCTGAACAGCAGTAGAGTTAACATACAATCTCTGACAGAGACTAGAACTACACAAGACGAACCCAGTCTTAAACATGTTACCATCAGCTTAAAGGGTCAGCTGGCTGGAAGCTTAATGTGTATTGTTTGGAACAATGTCAGCAAAGAAGAAACAGTTATTCAACTGAAAATCTGCACAGTGCCCAGTCTGCAAG TTCTTAAATTCATGTTCCCTGCTGTGGCTGTGGCTGTCATAGCAAGCTTTTTGGTTGTCCTCCTCGTGGCTCTGAGCTGTGGTTTTATCTTTCTCCATAACATCCCGACACCCTCGGCTGTTAATGAGG aTGTCACAGAGAACCCTGAAGAGGAAATTGTCTACACAGACGTAAGAATCGGacaaaacacaatgacaacattttaa
- the LOC110004228 gene encoding uncharacterized protein isoform X2 produces the protein MKHFYVIITALAATALAQGSIECNFTEATGTQQCYGAVGQLLVFHLPNTADTDVRLKKDKKYMILKSYKNQIESLHEEYVNHSNQTELFTKGRLELGKATKKHSGDYMLEEYSGNGNFIRKVNVHVEIEAPVSKPAVSQMCSSEQINISCSSEGDGVEFRLTLDGNLLMQTRDNSQFLNSSRVNIQSLTETRTTQDEPSLKHVTISLKSQLAGSLTCIVWNNVSREETVIQLKICTGISILVVSVAVTASFLAVLLGCILIILRKNQTPSAVNEGNPEEDVIYAHERIIQNTRTTEPNSQIST, from the exons atgaaacacttcTACGTGATCATCACAGCTCTGGCAGCAACAGCTCTGGCACAAG GCTCTATTGAATGTAATTTCACTGAAGCTACTGGAACTCAGCAATGTTACGGAGCGGTGGGACAACTGTTGGTTTTTCACCTGCCAAACACTGCAGATACAGATGTAAGGttgaagaaagacaagaaatatATGATTTTAAAATCATACAAAAATCAGATAGAGAGTCTACATGAGGAATACGTCAATCACAGCAATCAGACTGAACTTTTCACCAAGGGAAGACTTGAATTAGGAAAAGCAACAAAGAAACACTCTGGAGACTACATGTTGGAAGAATATAGTGGAAATGGGAATTTCATAAGAAAAGTAAATGTGCACGTAGAAATTGAAG CTCCAGTGTCAAAGCCAGCTGTTTCTCAGATGTGTTCGTCAGAACAGATCAACATCAGCTGCTCCTCTGAGGGAGATGGAGTGGAGTTCCGTCTGACTTTAGACGGAAACTTACTCATGCAGACAAGAGACAACAGCCAGTTCCTGAACAGCAGTAGAGTTAACATACAATCTCTGACAGAGACTAGAACTACACAAGACGAACCCAGTCTTAAACACGTTACCATCAGCTTAAAGAGTCAGCTGGCTGGAAGCTTAACGTGTATTGTTTGGAACAATGTCAGCAGAGAAGAAACAGTTATTCAACTGAAAATCTGCACAG gTATTTCCATCCTTGTTGTGTCTGTGGCTGTTACAGCAAGCTTTTTGGCTGTCCTCCTGGGATGTATTTTAATCATTCTCCGTAAAAACCAAACACCCTCAGCTGTTAATGAGG GGAACCCTGAAGAGGACGTTATCTACGCCCATGAAAGAATAATacaaaacacaaggacaactGAACCCAACTCGCAGATTTCAACATAA
- the LOC110004228 gene encoding uncharacterized protein isoform X1 — MKHFYVIITALAATALAQGSIECNFTEATGTQQCYGAVGQLLVFHLPNTADTDVRLKKDKKYMILKSYKNQIESLHEEYVNHSNQTELFTKGRLELGKATKKHSGDYMLEEYSGNGNFIRKVNVHVEIEAPVSKPAVSQMCSSEQINISCSSEGDGVEFRLTLDGNLLMQTRDNSQFLNSSRVNIQSLTETRTTQDEPSLKHVTISLKSQLAGSLTCIVWNNVSREETVIQLKICTGISILVVSVAVTASFLAVLLGCILIILRKNQTPSAVNEDVTGNPEEDVIYAHERIIQNTRTTEPNSQIST, encoded by the exons atgaaacacttcTACGTGATCATCACAGCTCTGGCAGCAACAGCTCTGGCACAAG GCTCTATTGAATGTAATTTCACTGAAGCTACTGGAACTCAGCAATGTTACGGAGCGGTGGGACAACTGTTGGTTTTTCACCTGCCAAACACTGCAGATACAGATGTAAGGttgaagaaagacaagaaatatATGATTTTAAAATCATACAAAAATCAGATAGAGAGTCTACATGAGGAATACGTCAATCACAGCAATCAGACTGAACTTTTCACCAAGGGAAGACTTGAATTAGGAAAAGCAACAAAGAAACACTCTGGAGACTACATGTTGGAAGAATATAGTGGAAATGGGAATTTCATAAGAAAAGTAAATGTGCACGTAGAAATTGAAG CTCCAGTGTCAAAGCCAGCTGTTTCTCAGATGTGTTCGTCAGAACAGATCAACATCAGCTGCTCCTCTGAGGGAGATGGAGTGGAGTTCCGTCTGACTTTAGACGGAAACTTACTCATGCAGACAAGAGACAACAGCCAGTTCCTGAACAGCAGTAGAGTTAACATACAATCTCTGACAGAGACTAGAACTACACAAGACGAACCCAGTCTTAAACACGTTACCATCAGCTTAAAGAGTCAGCTGGCTGGAAGCTTAACGTGTATTGTTTGGAACAATGTCAGCAGAGAAGAAACAGTTATTCAACTGAAAATCTGCACAG gTATTTCCATCCTTGTTGTGTCTGTGGCTGTTACAGCAAGCTTTTTGGCTGTCCTCCTGGGATGTATTTTAATCATTCTCCGTAAAAACCAAACACCCTCAGCTGTTAATGAGG aTGTTACAGGGAACCCTGAAGAGGACGTTATCTACGCCCATGAAAGAATAATacaaaacacaaggacaactGAACCCAACTCGCAGATTTCAACATAA